The following are encoded in a window of Amycolatopsis solani genomic DNA:
- a CDS encoding amino acid-binding protein: MSFLIRVLLPDSPGTLGAVATALGTVGADILSVDVVERGTGVAVDDLVVELPSGRLPDALITAAESVEGVEVDAVRPYAGVLDTHRELELVEEIAAQPKSGLDILAEGVPRIVRAGWAMVVEHAETGAVRLASSSAAPETPITDLPWLPLERATVLDGEEAWIPETWQELGTELAATPLGKPGKALLVARPGGPAFRAAEVARLAHLAGIVAVVLDG, translated from the coding sequence GTGTCGTTCCTGATCCGGGTCCTCCTTCCGGACAGCCCGGGGACCCTCGGCGCGGTCGCCACGGCGCTCGGCACGGTAGGCGCCGACATCCTGAGCGTGGACGTCGTCGAACGCGGCACCGGAGTGGCCGTCGACGACCTCGTCGTCGAGCTCCCGTCCGGTCGCCTTCCCGACGCGCTGATCACGGCGGCGGAAAGCGTCGAAGGCGTCGAAGTGGACGCGGTCCGGCCCTACGCGGGTGTCCTGGACACCCACCGCGAGCTCGAGCTGGTCGAAGAAATCGCGGCGCAGCCGAAGTCGGGCCTCGACATCCTGGCCGAGGGCGTGCCCCGCATCGTCCGTGCGGGCTGGGCGATGGTCGTCGAGCACGCCGAAACCGGCGCGGTCCGGCTGGCGTCGTCGAGCGCCGCCCCCGAGACGCCCATCACCGACCTGCCGTGGCTGCCGCTGGAGCGCGCGACGGTCCTCGACGGCGAAGAGGCTTGGATCCCGGAGACGTGGCAGGAGCTCGGCACCGAGCTGGCCGCCACGCCACTCGGCAAACCGGGCAAGGCGCTGCTGGTGGCCCGCCCGGGCGGGCCGGCCTTCCGCGCCGCCGAAGTCGCCCGGCTCGCCCACCTCGCGGGCATCGTCGCGGTCGTCCTCGACGGCTAG
- a CDS encoding GNAT family N-acetyltransferase has protein sequence MDVIRRARTTDVEALMRLFGAPGEPLAGTLRELMNTPHVTLVVAEDDHGVVGTAQLTVLRGLSWSGAPRGLLEGIRAARRGVTSALLSWGIDEARRRGCTRLHLDSGLTRGDLKEFYARFGFEHSYEGFTRAL, from the coding sequence ATGGATGTCATCAGACGCGCCCGTACTACGGACGTCGAGGCACTGATGCGCCTGTTCGGCGCACCAGGCGAGCCGTTGGCAGGCACACTCCGTGAACTCATGAACACCCCTCATGTCACGCTGGTCGTCGCCGAAGACGACCACGGTGTCGTCGGAACCGCACAACTGACGGTGCTTCGAGGACTCTCGTGGAGCGGCGCGCCCCGCGGCCTGCTCGAGGGCATCCGCGCCGCCCGGCGGGGCGTGACGAGCGCACTTCTGAGCTGGGGTATCGACGAGGCCCGCCGACGAGGCTGCACGCGCCTCCACCTGGATTCCGGCCTCACGCGTGGGGACCTGAAGGAGTTCTACGCACGATTCGGTTTCGAGCACAGCTATGAAGGGTTCACTCGCGCGCTGTGA
- a CDS encoding methionine synthase, translating to MTERLWPIGAATAIGSMPGTDPAEAAAVVFGELPDFPHLPELPARGVGADMLGRTAALLVDLAVEVVPSGYRVAARPGHEHRRATDLLRWDLDAVQEAREKAGATPPVFKVQLAGPWTLGAGIELPRGHRVLTDRGALRDFTSSLLDGLAGHVAEVQARTGAPVVVQFDEPSLPAVLAGGLSTPSGYGNVAAVPEPEARDLLATVIEGARRITDRPVILHCCAGKPPLGLLREAGADALAFDLAALDGASADFLDEIGEVWDGGATLFLGAVPTSAPASPLSLKDVGEPAFRLADRLGFNRSVLAERAVPTPACGLAGATPEWMRRALALTRDLGKAFVEPPEGW from the coding sequence GTGACTGAGCGACTTTGGCCCATTGGCGCCGCGACGGCGATCGGTTCGATGCCTGGCACCGATCCCGCGGAGGCGGCTGCGGTCGTGTTCGGCGAGCTGCCCGACTTCCCGCACCTCCCCGAGCTGCCGGCCCGCGGTGTCGGGGCGGACATGCTCGGCCGGACTGCCGCGCTGCTGGTCGACCTGGCCGTCGAAGTCGTCCCGAGCGGGTATCGCGTCGCAGCCCGGCCTGGCCACGAGCATCGCCGGGCAACCGATCTGCTCCGCTGGGATCTCGACGCCGTGCAGGAAGCGCGTGAGAAGGCCGGAGCCACGCCGCCGGTCTTCAAGGTCCAGCTCGCCGGGCCGTGGACGCTCGGTGCCGGGATCGAGCTGCCGAGGGGCCACCGGGTGCTCACCGATCGCGGCGCCCTGAGGGATTTCACCTCGTCCTTGCTGGACGGGCTCGCAGGCCATGTCGCGGAGGTGCAGGCCAGGACCGGGGCGCCGGTGGTCGTCCAATTCGACGAGCCGTCGTTGCCCGCGGTGCTCGCCGGCGGCCTGTCGACGCCATCCGGCTACGGGAACGTCGCGGCGGTGCCGGAGCCCGAGGCCCGCGACCTGCTCGCCACCGTGATCGAGGGCGCCCGGCGGATCACGGACCGGCCGGTGATCCTGCATTGTTGCGCCGGGAAACCGCCGCTCGGCCTGCTGCGCGAAGCCGGCGCGGACGCACTGGCCTTCGACCTCGCCGCGCTCGATGGTGCGTCGGCTGACTTCCTGGACGAGATCGGGGAGGTGTGGGACGGCGGGGCGACGTTGTTCCTGGGCGCGGTCCCCACCTCGGCACCCGCGTCGCCGCTGAGCCTCAAGGACGTCGGCGAGCCCGCCTTCCGGTTGGCTGACCGGCTCGGCTTCAACCGCAGCGTTCTCGCGGAACGCGCCGTGCCGACCCCTGCCTGCGGTCTCGCCGGCGCGACGCCGGAATGGATGCGACGGGCCCTCGCGCTGACACGCGATCTCGGCAAAGCGTTCGTGGAGCCGCCGGAAGGCTGGTGA
- a CDS encoding MBL fold metallo-hydrolase — protein MEPLPENSDRSWTEPGIYEVSAGVYRIPLPLPNDGLRAVNVYAVTDGEKLVLVDSGWALTVARQQLADALGGIGAELADVSEFLVTHVHRDHYSQAVVLRREFGSKIALGQDEEPSLKASGNPDRLPMEAQVDLLFQAGAGEVVEALAQEFGTNRRHTEADLWEAPDEWLTPGRRPILPGREFDVVATPGHTAGHVVFVDDSAELLFSGDHVLPHITPSIGFQPVPAELPLNDFIDSLRLVRAMPDRRLLPAHGPVSDSVHTRIDELLEHHRQRLETMGSQIAAGATTANEAAHRVGWTRRNRKLSEMDAFNQMLAVLETAAHLDLLVSQGKLNAQTVDGVRHYTMA, from the coding sequence GTGGAACCGTTGCCGGAAAACAGCGACAGGAGCTGGACCGAGCCCGGGATCTACGAGGTCTCGGCCGGTGTCTACCGGATCCCCTTGCCGCTACCGAACGACGGTCTGCGCGCGGTCAACGTCTACGCGGTCACCGACGGCGAGAAGCTGGTCCTGGTCGACTCGGGTTGGGCGCTGACCGTAGCCCGGCAACAGCTTGCGGACGCCCTCGGCGGCATCGGCGCGGAACTCGCTGACGTAAGCGAATTCCTGGTCACCCACGTGCACCGGGACCACTACTCCCAGGCCGTGGTCCTCCGTCGCGAATTCGGCTCGAAGATCGCCCTGGGCCAGGACGAGGAACCATCGCTCAAGGCATCGGGCAATCCCGACCGGCTGCCGATGGAGGCCCAGGTCGACCTCTTGTTCCAGGCCGGCGCCGGCGAAGTCGTCGAAGCGCTCGCCCAGGAGTTCGGCACGAACCGACGTCACACGGAGGCCGACCTCTGGGAAGCACCCGACGAATGGCTGACACCGGGCCGGCGGCCGATCCTGCCTGGACGCGAGTTCGACGTCGTCGCCACTCCCGGACACACCGCCGGACACGTGGTCTTCGTCGACGACAGCGCCGAACTTTTGTTCTCCGGTGACCACGTGCTGCCGCACATCACGCCCTCGATCGGGTTCCAGCCCGTGCCCGCCGAGTTGCCGCTCAACGACTTCATCGACTCCCTCCGCCTGGTGCGCGCGATGCCGGACCGCCGCCTGCTTCCCGCGCACGGCCCTGTGTCCGACAGCGTGCACACACGCATCGACGAACTGCTGGAACATCATCGGCAGCGCCTTGAAACGATGGGATCGCAGATCGCGGCCGGCGCAACCACCGCCAACGAAGCGGCGCACCGGGTCGGCTGGACCCGACGGAACCGCAAGCTGTCCGAAATGGACGCGTTCAACCAGATGCTCGCCGTGCTGGAAACAGCGGCCCACCTTGATCTTCTGGTATCGCAAGGAAAATTGAACGCTCAGACGGTCGACGGCGTTCGGCACTACACGATGGCTTGA
- a CDS encoding GNAT family N-acetyltransferase, with product MSDVEIRPPRPEEYAAAGEVTVRAYDVDGHLAGEVGYDAVLRDVARRVEQAEVLVAVDGVGVVLGTVTVVLPGSALAEISRPGELEFRMLAVAPRARGRGIGEALTRAVLDSARALGLSRVVLSSLEGMRSAHRLYERLGFARLPERDWRPYPHISLIAYQIDL from the coding sequence ATGAGTGACGTCGAGATCCGGCCGCCGCGGCCCGAGGAGTACGCCGCGGCGGGCGAGGTCACGGTGCGGGCGTACGACGTCGATGGTCACCTGGCCGGCGAAGTCGGGTACGACGCCGTGCTGCGCGATGTCGCGCGGCGAGTCGAACAGGCCGAGGTCCTCGTCGCCGTCGATGGCGTGGGAGTGGTGCTCGGCACGGTGACCGTCGTGCTGCCAGGTTCGGCACTCGCTGAGATTTCGCGTCCCGGTGAGCTGGAGTTCCGGATGCTCGCGGTCGCACCACGGGCGCGGGGCCGGGGCATCGGTGAGGCGTTGACGAGGGCCGTGCTCGACAGCGCCCGGGCGCTGGGCCTTTCCCGGGTCGTGCTGAGCAGCCTCGAAGGCATGCGTAGTGCGCATCGGCTCTACGAGCGGCTCGGGTTCGCGCGCCTGCCCGAACGGGACTGGCGGCCGTACCCGCACATCAGCCTGATCGCCTACCAAATCGACCTCTGA
- the gatA gene encoding Asp-tRNA(Asn)/Glu-tRNA(Gln) amidotransferase subunit GatA, whose translation MTELIKLTAAELAEKIHAREVSAVEVTQAHLDRIAEVDDHVHAFLHVDTEGALAAAKAVDEGIAGGNAPASALAGVPLALKDVLTTEGIPTTCGSKTLEGWIPPYDATVTRKLREAGVVILGKTNMDEFAMGSSTENSAYGPTHNPWDHARIPGGSGGGSSASIAAFEAAIAIGTDTGGSIRQPGSVTGTVGVKPTYGGVSRYGLVAFSSSLDQAGPCARTVLDAALLHEVIAGHDPLDSTSIDAPVPPVVAAARQGMTGDLKGVKVGVVKEFGGDGYQPGVERSFQAAVEQLRVLGAEVVEVSCPNFVYALPAYYLIAPSEASSNLARFDAMRYGLRVADDGAHSAEEVMSLTREKGFGAEVKRRIMLGTYALSSGYYDAYYGSAQKVRTLITRDFAAAFEKVDVLVSPTTPTTAFKIGERVDDPMAMYLADLCTIPSNLAGNAAMSVPSGLSDEDGLPVGLQIMAPALADDRLYRVGAAYEAARDAAAGGALIHKVPELGGTK comes from the coding sequence GTGACCGAGCTCATCAAGCTGACCGCCGCGGAGCTGGCGGAGAAGATCCACGCGCGCGAGGTGTCCGCGGTCGAGGTCACGCAGGCCCACCTGGACCGGATCGCCGAGGTCGACGACCACGTCCACGCGTTCCTGCACGTCGACACCGAGGGCGCGCTGGCCGCGGCCAAGGCCGTCGACGAGGGCATCGCCGGTGGCAACGCGCCCGCGTCGGCGCTGGCCGGGGTGCCGCTCGCGCTGAAGGACGTCCTCACCACCGAGGGCATCCCGACGACCTGTGGTTCGAAAACGCTCGAAGGCTGGATCCCGCCGTACGACGCGACCGTGACGCGCAAGCTGCGCGAGGCCGGCGTCGTCATCCTCGGCAAGACCAACATGGACGAGTTCGCCATGGGGTCGTCGACGGAGAACTCGGCCTACGGCCCGACGCACAACCCGTGGGACCACGCCCGCATCCCGGGCGGGTCGGGTGGTGGCTCGTCGGCGTCGATCGCGGCCTTCGAAGCGGCCATCGCCATCGGCACCGACACCGGTGGCTCGATCCGGCAGCCGGGGTCCGTGACCGGCACCGTCGGGGTCAAGCCGACCTACGGCGGCGTGTCGCGCTACGGGCTCGTCGCGTTTTCGTCGTCTCTCGACCAGGCCGGGCCCTGCGCGCGGACGGTGCTCGACGCCGCCCTGCTGCACGAGGTCATCGCCGGGCACGACCCGCTGGACTCCACCTCCATCGACGCGCCGGTCCCGCCGGTGGTCGCCGCGGCCCGCCAGGGCATGACCGGCGACCTCAAGGGCGTCAAGGTCGGCGTCGTGAAGGAGTTCGGCGGCGACGGCTACCAGCCGGGCGTGGAGCGGTCGTTCCAGGCCGCGGTCGAGCAGCTGCGCGTGCTCGGGGCCGAGGTCGTCGAGGTCTCGTGTCCGAACTTCGTCTACGCGCTGCCCGCGTACTACCTGATCGCGCCGAGTGAGGCCTCGTCGAACCTCGCGCGGTTCGACGCCATGCGCTACGGCCTGCGCGTCGCCGACGACGGCGCGCACAGCGCCGAAGAGGTCATGTCGCTGACCCGCGAGAAGGGCTTCGGCGCCGAGGTCAAGCGGCGCATCATGCTGGGCACCTACGCGTTGTCGTCCGGCTACTACGACGCCTACTACGGCTCGGCGCAGAAGGTGCGCACGCTGATCACGCGTGACTTCGCCGCCGCGTTCGAAAAGGTCGATGTCCTCGTTTCGCCCACGACGCCGACCACGGCGTTCAAGATCGGCGAGCGCGTGGACGACCCGATGGCTATGTACCTCGCCGACCTGTGCACGATCCCGTCGAACCTCGCCGGCAACGCCGCCATGAGCGTGCCGAGCGGGCTGTCCGACGAGGACGGGCTGCCGGTCGGCCTGCAGATCATGGCCCCGGCGCTCGCCGACGACCGGCTCTACCGGGTCGGCGCCGCCTACGAGGCCGCTCGCGACGCCGCGGCCGGCGGGGCGCTCATCCACAAGGTCCCGGAGCTGGGAGGAACCAAGTGA
- a CDS encoding phospholipid scramblase-related protein: MTSSPPQPGWYPDARDPRLHRWWDGQAWTANTRPAHQAPPPSDSTPIELDIERGHDPARIQDQVARATRSRGAARNGGGTLFTEPVLVVNQRAKLIEMANEFGVFDQHGNRLGGVVEVGQSTLKKAIRLLTKYDQFLTHKFEVRDANHSTVLKVTRPAKVFKSRFLVTRADETPIGEIVQENVFGKIRFGFIVDGRSVGGIFAENWRAWNFSIRDHAGTEVARVTKTWGGFIKAAFTTADNYVVEIPHPLPDPLASMVVAAALTIDTALKQDTD; this comes from the coding sequence ATGACGAGTTCGCCACCGCAGCCGGGCTGGTATCCCGACGCGCGGGACCCCCGTCTGCACCGATGGTGGGACGGCCAAGCCTGGACCGCCAACACCCGACCGGCCCACCAGGCGCCGCCACCGAGCGACTCGACGCCGATCGAGCTGGACATCGAACGCGGCCACGACCCCGCTCGAATCCAGGACCAGGTCGCCCGTGCGACGCGCAGCCGGGGTGCGGCGCGCAACGGCGGCGGAACCCTGTTCACCGAACCGGTGCTGGTGGTCAACCAACGCGCCAAGCTGATCGAGATGGCGAACGAGTTCGGCGTCTTCGACCAGCACGGCAATCGGCTCGGCGGGGTCGTCGAGGTCGGCCAGAGCACGCTCAAGAAGGCGATCCGGCTCCTGACCAAGTACGACCAGTTCCTCACCCACAAGTTCGAGGTCCGCGACGCCAACCACAGCACCGTGCTGAAAGTGACCCGGCCCGCGAAGGTGTTCAAGTCGCGGTTCCTGGTCACCCGGGCCGACGAGACCCCGATCGGCGAAATCGTGCAGGAGAACGTCTTCGGGAAGATCCGGTTCGGCTTCATCGTGGACGGCCGTTCGGTCGGCGGGATCTTCGCCGAAAATTGGCGAGCCTGGAACTTCTCGATCCGCGACCACGCCGGCACCGAGGTCGCCCGGGTGACCAAGACGTGGGGCGGATTCATCAAGGCCGCCTTCACGACGGCTGACAACTACGTCGTGGAGATCCCCCACCCCCTGCCGGATCCGCTCGCCAGCATGGTCGTCGCCGCGGCCCTCACGATCGACACCGCGCTGAAGCAGGACACCGACTGA
- a CDS encoding DUF222 domain-containing protein, with protein sequence MAPSQPVRKLVPETGSTSSDDRLPMMLRSVRCDPESLQRMKDDQVVDLIRDTDAEISKLQAVQLRAIANLSVRRRQAPSAASEVALALSITEHRARAIVSAASALIVRLPRMLNLMDDGRLDLYRAMKVTDATAWLSHEHVGAVDATLEDRIEGRNATQVRRAATYAAAHADPEGAALRTEQKLVERRFVLHHQDTGVTHLSVNNAPTEKATAAYARIDKAARALKTPEEARSLDQLRADVAMDLLLSGTGGPSERTEVFVHIDLDTYLGLSETPAALAGRGPIAAALARHIIGGPDTALRRVLTDPRTGQALELSPTRYPLHRDEFIRVRDQECRQPGCTRPAQSCGVEATRAEGGAEGTADQPVTYCSRHRSLKRQPGWDYEVTSDGTVNVATPAGQVHSTTPPSIQPDRRRGKLSWKKARKG encoded by the coding sequence ATGGCACCTTCACAACCAGTACGCAAGCTCGTCCCGGAAACCGGCTCCACGAGCAGCGACGACAGACTCCCCATGATGCTGCGATCGGTCCGGTGCGACCCGGAATCGTTGCAGCGTATGAAAGACGACCAAGTCGTCGACCTCATCCGTGACACCGACGCAGAGATCTCCAAGCTGCAAGCTGTTCAGCTGAGAGCGATCGCGAATCTGAGCGTGCGGCGGAGACAGGCGCCCAGCGCGGCTTCCGAAGTAGCACTTGCTCTTTCCATAACGGAACATCGCGCCAGGGCCATCGTTTCGGCGGCGAGCGCACTGATCGTCCGCCTCCCCCGCATGCTGAACCTCATGGACGACGGCAGACTCGACCTCTACCGTGCCATGAAGGTCACCGACGCGACGGCATGGCTGTCCCATGAACACGTAGGCGCTGTCGATGCGACGCTCGAGGACCGGATCGAGGGAAGGAACGCCACTCAGGTCCGCCGGGCGGCGACCTACGCAGCAGCACATGCCGATCCGGAAGGTGCGGCGCTCCGCACCGAGCAGAAGCTGGTCGAACGGCGATTCGTGCTGCACCACCAAGACACCGGCGTGACCCACCTTTCGGTCAACAACGCGCCGACCGAGAAGGCGACAGCCGCCTACGCTCGTATCGATAAGGCAGCTCGAGCGCTGAAGACTCCGGAAGAGGCGCGCAGCCTCGATCAGCTCCGCGCGGACGTGGCCATGGATCTGCTACTCAGCGGCACAGGTGGCCCGAGCGAGCGCACCGAGGTCTTTGTGCACATCGACCTGGACACCTACCTCGGCCTCAGCGAAACACCCGCGGCTTTGGCCGGCCGCGGACCTATCGCCGCCGCGCTGGCCCGCCACATCATCGGCGGCCCCGACACGGCACTGCGACGAGTCCTCACCGACCCGCGAACCGGTCAAGCTCTCGAACTTTCTCCGACGCGTTATCCGCTGCACCGGGACGAGTTCATCCGAGTTCGGGACCAGGAATGCCGGCAACCCGGATGCACGCGTCCCGCACAGAGTTGCGGGGTCGAAGCCACGCGTGCCGAGGGCGGAGCCGAAGGAACGGCGGATCAGCCCGTCACCTATTGCTCACGGCACCGCAGCCTGAAGCGGCAGCCGGGCTGGGACTACGAAGTCACCTCGGACGGCACCGTAAACGTCGCGACACCGGCAGGGCAGGTGCATTCGACTACGCCACCGTCGATCCAGCCAGACCGGCGACGCGGCAAACTCAGCTGGAAGAAGGCGCGGAAGGGCTAG
- the gatC gene encoding Asp-tRNA(Asn)/Glu-tRNA(Gln) amidotransferase subunit GatC, whose protein sequence is MPNISRDEVAHLAKLARLAVTDDELDVFAGQLDQILDSVAKVSEVAADDVPPTSHAVPLTNVFRQDVVRPGLTQQQALAGAPAAEDGRFRVPRILGEEQ, encoded by the coding sequence GTGCCCAACATTTCCCGAGACGAGGTCGCGCACCTCGCGAAGCTGGCCAGGCTGGCCGTGACCGACGACGAGCTCGACGTCTTCGCCGGCCAGCTCGACCAGATCCTGGACTCGGTGGCCAAGGTGAGCGAGGTCGCCGCCGATGACGTGCCGCCGACTTCGCACGCCGTGCCGCTGACGAACGTCTTCCGGCAGGACGTCGTCCGTCCCGGGCTCACGCAGCAGCAGGCGCTGGCCGGTGCGCCGGCCGCCGAGGACGGGCGTTTCCGGGTGCCGCGGATTCTGGGGGAAGAGCAGTGA
- a CDS encoding GNAT family N-acetyltransferase — protein MTEYVIRSARREDIGAIVRMLADDQLGATRDDPDNLDPYLRAFDEIVKDPNQLLVVVTSDDVPVGTLQLTVIPGLARRGALRGQVEAVRIHADHRGSGLGADLMQWAIAESRRRGCALVQLTSDTSRTDAHRFYERLGFTPSHTGFKLKL, from the coding sequence GTGACCGAATATGTGATCCGCAGTGCGCGACGCGAGGACATCGGTGCCATCGTGCGCATGCTTGCCGACGACCAACTGGGTGCCACCCGAGACGATCCCGACAACCTCGATCCCTATCTGCGCGCCTTCGACGAAATCGTCAAAGATCCCAATCAGCTGCTGGTCGTCGTCACGTCCGACGACGTGCCGGTCGGAACACTGCAGCTGACGGTCATTCCCGGCCTGGCACGGCGAGGCGCGCTTCGCGGCCAGGTCGAGGCCGTGCGGATCCACGCCGACCACCGCGGGTCCGGGCTCGGCGCCGACCTCATGCAGTGGGCGATCGCCGAGTCGCGGAGGCGGGGGTGCGCGCTCGTTCAGCTCACGTCCGACACTTCCAGGACGGACGCGCATCGCTTCTACGAGCGCCTCGGTTTCACACCGAGCCACACAGGCTTCAAGCTCAAGCTCTGA
- the ligA gene encoding NAD-dependent DNA ligase LigA produces MSSTELPQDQIAAADSPVAAEDVTDVPADVRERHSALAEELRNHQFRYYVLDSPIISDGQFDELLGELQQLEEAHPALVTPDSPSQRVGGTFSTEFTAHDHLERMLSLDNVFDRDEFLAWVERVEKEVGRTEFLAELKIDGLAINLLYENGQLTRALTRGDGRTGEDVTLNVRTLDQVPETLTGTDQFPVPALVEVRGEVYFRVEDFLELNAKMVEAGKPPYANPRNTAAGSLRQKDPKITRERRLRLICHGLGKREGFEPQRQSEAYDALAAWGLPVSPHSKVLTTAEELTEHIVYWGEHRHDAEHEIDGVVIKVDQVALQRRLGTTSRAPRWAIAYKYPPEEAITTLLDIQVGVGRTGRVTPFAVTEPVKVAGSTVARATLHNAEEVKRKGVLIGDRIVIRKAGDVIPEVLGPVVDARTGDEREFVMPTHCPECGTELAYQKEGDKDIRCPNTRFCPAQLRERLFHLAGRGAFDIEVLGYEAAVALLDARVVADEGDVFDLNEESLAEVELFRTKAGELSANARKLIANLDAAKDRPLWKVLVALSIRHVGPTAAQALAREFGSIERIEQATEEELADVDGVGPTIARATREWFEVGWHCEIVEKWRRAGVRMEEERDESIPRNLEGLSIVVTGSLDGFSRDEAKEVIMARGGKAAGSVSKKTAFVVVGDSPGSKYDKAVQLKVPVLDESGFRVLLERGPEAAQEVALPTGEETDESGETDE; encoded by the coding sequence GTGAGCAGCACCGAACTCCCTCAGGACCAGATCGCGGCGGCCGACTCCCCGGTGGCCGCCGAGGACGTCACCGACGTCCCGGCCGACGTGCGTGAGCGGCACAGCGCCCTCGCCGAGGAACTGCGCAACCACCAGTTCCGCTACTACGTCCTGGACTCGCCGATCATCTCCGACGGGCAGTTCGACGAGCTCCTGGGAGAGCTCCAGCAGCTCGAGGAAGCGCACCCGGCACTGGTTACGCCCGATTCGCCGAGTCAGCGGGTCGGGGGCACGTTCTCGACCGAGTTCACCGCGCACGACCACCTCGAGCGCATGCTCAGCCTGGACAACGTGTTCGACCGGGACGAGTTCCTGGCCTGGGTCGAACGCGTCGAGAAGGAGGTCGGGCGCACCGAGTTCCTCGCCGAGCTGAAGATCGACGGTTTGGCGATCAACCTGTTGTACGAAAACGGCCAGCTCACCCGCGCGCTCACCCGGGGTGACGGCCGGACGGGTGAGGACGTCACGCTCAACGTCCGCACGCTCGACCAGGTGCCGGAGACGCTGACCGGCACCGATCAGTTTCCGGTGCCCGCGCTGGTCGAGGTGCGGGGCGAGGTCTACTTCCGCGTCGAGGACTTCCTCGAGCTGAACGCGAAGATGGTCGAAGCGGGGAAGCCGCCGTACGCGAATCCGCGCAACACCGCGGCCGGCTCGCTGCGGCAGAAGGACCCCAAGATCACCCGGGAGCGGCGGCTGCGGCTGATCTGCCATGGGCTCGGCAAGCGCGAGGGTTTCGAGCCGCAGCGCCAGTCGGAGGCGTACGACGCGCTGGCGGCGTGGGGCCTGCCGGTGTCGCCGCACAGCAAGGTCCTGACGACGGCCGAGGAGCTCACCGAGCACATCGTCTACTGGGGCGAGCACCGGCACGACGCCGAGCACGAGATCGACGGCGTCGTCATCAAGGTCGACCAGGTGGCGCTGCAGCGACGGCTGGGCACGACGTCGCGCGCGCCGCGGTGGGCGATCGCGTACAAGTACCCGCCGGAAGAGGCCATCACCACGCTTCTGGACATCCAGGTCGGCGTCGGGCGGACCGGGCGGGTGACGCCGTTCGCGGTCACCGAGCCGGTCAAGGTCGCTGGGTCGACCGTGGCCAGGGCCACCCTCCACAACGCGGAAGAGGTCAAGCGCAAGGGTGTGCTGATCGGCGACCGGATCGTCATCCGCAAGGCCGGCGACGTCATCCCCGAGGTCCTCGGGCCGGTGGTGGACGCGCGCACGGGCGACGAGCGCGAGTTCGTCATGCCCACCCACTGCCCGGAATGCGGCACCGAGCTTGCCTACCAGAAGGAGGGCGACAAGGACATCCGCTGCCCGAACACGCGGTTCTGCCCCGCGCAGCTGCGGGAGCGGCTCTTCCACCTGGCCGGGCGCGGCGCCTTCGACATCGAGGTCCTCGGGTACGAGGCCGCGGTCGCGCTGCTCGACGCGCGGGTGGTCGCCGACGAGGGCGACGTCTTCGATCTGAACGAGGAGAGCCTCGCCGAGGTCGAGCTGTTCCGGACGAAGGCCGGCGAGTTGTCGGCGAATGCGCGAAAGCTGATCGCCAACCTCGACGCGGCGAAAGACCGGCCGCTGTGGAAGGTGCTGGTCGCGTTGTCGATCCGGCACGTCGGGCCGACCGCGGCGCAGGCGCTGGCCCGCGAGTTCGGGTCGATCGAGCGCATCGAGCAGGCCACCGAGGAAGAGCTGGCCGACGTCGACGGCGTGGGCCCGACCATCGCTCGTGCGACGCGGGAGTGGTTCGAGGTCGGCTGGCACTGCGAGATCGTCGAAAAATGGCGACGCGCCGGCGTGCGGATGGAGGAGGAGCGCGACGAGTCGATCCCGCGCAACCTCGAAGGGCTTTCGATCGTGGTGACGGGCTCGCTCGACGGCTTCTCCCGCGACGAAGCCAAGGAGGTCATCATGGCCCGAGGTGGCAAGGCCGCCGGGTCGGTTTCGAAGAAGACCGCGTTCGTCGTCGTCGGGGATTCGCCTGGTTCGAAATACGACAAGGCGGTGCAGCTCAAGGTGCCGGTGCTCGACGAGTCCGGCTTCCGCGTCCTCCTGGAGCGGGGGCCCGAGGCGGCTCAGGAGGTGGCGCTGCCGACCGGCGAGGAGACCGACGAGTCCGGGGAGACGGATGAGTGA